In Alosa alosa isolate M-15738 ecotype Scorff River chromosome 19, AALO_Geno_1.1, whole genome shotgun sequence, a genomic segment contains:
- the tdh2 gene encoding L-threonine dehydrogenase 2 produces MLPAVRICLPSMAFLGSLCHGCGSRGGLFYMPVRAMSWSPRQINQCNNEDSSDPPPPEDCPRVLITGGLGQLGVGLAQLLREQYGKENVILSDIKKPPVEVFNSGPFVYADVLDYKNLRELVVNNRITWLVHYSALLSAVGEANVALARTINITGLHNVLDLALENCLRLFVPSTIGAFGPSSPRDPAPDLCVQRPRTIYGVSKVHGELMGEYLHHKYGLDFRCLRYPGVISANTKPGGGTTDYAVQIFHDALSTGHYECYLRSDTRLPMMHIADCHRATVEFMQAPECQLSLRTYNIAAMSFTPEEVAEEIRKHLPHLKVTYNPDAVRQTIADSWPVRFDDSNARRDWGWRPSYGLPELVTDMIYSICDKRANAGLPVS; encoded by the exons ATGCTACCGGCTGTGCGGATCTGTTTGCCCTCCATGGCTTTTCTAGGTTCGCTGTGTCACGGATGCGGTAGCAGAGGAGGTTTGTTTTATATGCCGGTGCGTGCTATGAGTTGGTCTCCGCGGCAGATAAATCAGTGTAACAACGAGGATTCCTCcgaccctcctcctcctgaagATTGCCCCCGGGTACTCATCACAG GTGGATTAGGGCAACTTGGTGTTGGACTGGCACAACTGCTGAG GGAACAGTATGGGAAGGAAAATGTGATCCTATCGGACATCAAGAAGCCCCCTGTGGAGGTGTTCAACAGTG GGCCGTTTGTCTACGCTGATGTGTTGGATTACAAGAACTTGAGGGAGTTGGTGGTGAACAACCGGATCACATGGCTGGTGCACTACAGTGCTCTGCTCAGTGCTGTGGGGGAGGCCAACGTGGCCTTAGCGCGCACCATCAACATCACAG GCCTTCATAATGTACTTGACCTGGCGCTAGAGAACTGCTTGCGTCTCTTTGTCCCAAGCACCATTGGAGCATTTGGACCATCGTCTCCCCGTGACCCTGCACCTGACCTGTGTGTCCAGAGGCCACGGACCATCTATGGAGTGTCCAAAGTTCATGGAGAGTTGATGGGGGAG TACCTCCATCACAAATATGGATTGGATTTCCGTTGCTTACGCTACCCTGGAGTCATCTCAGCTAACACCAAGCCTGGAGGAGGAACAACAG ACTACGCTGTCCAGATTTTTCATGACGCCCTCAGCACAGGCCATTACGAGTGTTACCTGCGATCGGACACACGTCTTCCCATGATGCACATTGCTGACTGCCACCGTGCCACAGTGGAGTTTATGCAGGCCCCTGAATGTCAGCTGTCCTTGCGCACCTACAACATTGCTGCCATGAGTTTCACCCCCGAGGAAGTAGCTGAAGAAATACGCAAGCATCTACCCCACCTGAAAGTCACCTACAACCCTGACGCAGTCCGCCAGACTATTG CGGACAGCTGGCCAGTGCGATTTGACGACTCCAATGCACGAAGAGACTGGGGTTGGCGGCCGTCTTATGGGCTTCCGGAACTCGTTACAGACATGATCTACTCTATCTGCGACAAGAGGGCCAATGCTGGGCTTCCAGTCAGCTAG
- the srrm1 gene encoding LOW QUALITY PROTEIN: serine/arginine repetitive matrix protein 1 (The sequence of the model RefSeq protein was modified relative to this genomic sequence to represent the inferred CDS: inserted 1 base in 1 codon) yields the protein MDAGFFRGTSAEQDNRFSNKQKKLLKQLKFAECLEKKVDMTKVNLEVIKPWITQRVTEILGFEDDVVIEFIFNQLEEKNPDSKMMQINLTGFLNGKNAREFMKDLWPLLLSAQENIAGIPTAFLEQKKEEIKQRQIEQEKLASLKRMDEDKKENKERAQSKSPRRRKSRSPSPRRRSPPRKERKRSPSRSPRRKPSPLVSLPVSPPKAPEEPQPEPDQSEASKPPLLIQEASSTSDAVKEVVNPDSITEVKEPSPEPALKKEERPKERPREREKDGRRDRPRHRSRTRSRSRRRHRSRSRSYSPRRRSSPRRRMSPRRRSPPRRPPPGPRHRRSRSPVRKRRSPSGSSSGSSSSSSRSPNKKHTKRSSNTPPRKLPRPGEPSVSPSRRRVRPSPGPDGAGSPGKNRRSASPHARKGRASSGSPGKFSGAKRKPPGRNKSPSPVPKHRRSDLSESEEDKGGKGATADSVQQRRQYRRQNQQSSSADSGSSSSSEDEGSRRPVRGPPARNGEVWRRRSPSPTSPRRRHRDASPRKRRSPLAGARRHRSPSPPRRRRSPSPPRRRSPSPPPPPRRRSPSPRRYSPAIQRRYSPSPVQQKRRPSGSPPPRRRASPSPGAKRRPGSRSPXRRSSPSQKRRTPPSSMSPPQRQRRSSPPSASRPPRDSRLSPSPAGRGHPHPSRGSASPQGRFPHSGSPQQARGQSQQSPSHNNRPIRRVSRTPEPRKTQSSQSPQPMRRVSSRSRSPPSHPPPLKRPAPGSASPSPSRSVSGSPPPPAKKASSASASPSPNKTSDAEAGGKKKKKKKEKKHKKEKKHKKHKKHKKEKGAVAEAEPVPEAETEDGPALAEQEGEGDGDSSPKKESDSEVDDSLDDLERQLREKALRSMRKAQMSPPPS from the exons ATGGACGCGGGTTTTTTCCGC GGCACCAGTGCAGAGCAAGATAATCGCTTCAGCAATAAACAGAAGAAATTACTGAAACAGCTGAAGTTTGCAGAATGTCTGGAAAAGAAG GTGGACATGACCAAAGTCAACCTGGAAGTCATCAAACCTTGGATCACACAGCGAGTTACAGAGATCCTGGGGTTCGAGGACGATGTCGTCATAGAGTTCATTTTCAACCAGTTGGAAGAAAAG aacCCGGACAGTAAAATGATGCAGATCAACCTGACGGGGTTCCTGAATGGTAAGAACGCCCGCGAGTTCATGAAGGACCTCTGGCCGCTGCTGCTGAGTGCCCAGGAGAACATTGCCGGAATCCCCACGGCTTTCCTCGaacagaagaaagaggagatCAAACAGAGACAG ATTGAGCAGGAGAAACTGGCGTCTCTGAAGAGGATGGATGAAGATAAGAaggaaaacaaagagagagcTCAGTCCAAAAGCCCCAGAAG GAGGAAGTCCCGCTCCCCGTCCCCTAGGAGGCGCTCTCCTCCCAGGAAAGAGCGCAAGCGCAGCCCCTCTCGCTCACCCCGCCGCAAGCCCAGCCCTCTAGTGTCGCTCCCAGTCTCTCCACCCAAAGCCCCAGAGGAGCCACAGCCCGAGCCTGACCAATCAGAGGCCTCCAAGCCACCGCTCCTCATCCAGGAAGCTTCCTCCACCAG tgatgctgtgaaagaGGTGGTGAATCCAGACTCAATCACCGAGGTCAAAGAGCCTTCCCCAGAGCCAGCGCTCAAGAAGGAGGAGCGTCCCAAGGAACGACCTCGCGAGCGCGAGAAGGACGGCCGGAGGGACCGACCACGGCATCGCTCACGCACACGCTCCCGTTCCCGGAGACGACACAGGTCTCGCTCCAG GTCCTACTCTCCCCGTCGGAGGTCCAGCCCCCGCAGACGCATGTCCCCGCGCCGCAGAAGCCCCCCTAGGCGCCCCCCTCCTGGCCCCAGACACAGACGCAGCAGATCTCCAGTGCGCAA GCGACGCTCCCCCTCTGGATCCTCCTCAGgcagctcttcctcctcctcccgctcGCCCAACAAGAAGCACACCAAGCGCTCGTCCAACACGCCTCCCCGCAAGCTGCCTCGGCCGGGCGAGCCCTCCGTCAGCCCGTCTCGCAGGCGGGTCCGCCCTTCCCCAGGCCCAGACGGCGCGGGCTCCCCGGGCAAGAACAGGCGCTCGGCCTCCCCCCACGCCAGGAAGGGTCGCGCCAGCTCCGGGTCCCCCGGCAAGTTCTCAG GTGCAAAACGAAAACCACCTGGAAGGAACAAATCCCCATCCCCAGTCCCCAAACACAGGCGCTCTGACCTATCTGAGTCTG AGGAGGATAAAGGTGGGAAGGGGGCCACAGCCGATTCTGTGCAGCAGCGACGTCAGTATCGCAGGCAGAATCAGCAGTCGTCTTCAG CAGATTCagggtcctcctcctcctctgaagACGAAGGTTCCAGACGGCCAGTGCGAGGACCTCCGGCCAGGAACGGCGAGGTCTGGAGGCGACGGAGTCCTTCACCCACCTCCCCAAGAAGACGACACAGAGATGCCTCTCCCAG GAAAAGACGAAGTCCCTTGGCAGGAGCGCGGCGCCACCGCTCCCCTTCTCCCCCCAGACGCCGCCGGTCACCCTCTCCTCCCAGACGCAG gtctccctctcctcctccacctccacgcAGACGCTCCCCGTCCCCCCGCCGCTACTCTCCTGCCATCCAGCGGCGCTATAGCCCGTCTCCCGTGCAGCAGAAGCGCCGGCCCTCGGGCTCCCCGCCACCCAGACGCCGGGCGTCTCCTTCCCCGGGGGCCAAGCGCCGGCCTGGCTCACGCTCCC GGCGCCGCAGCAGCCCCAGCCAGAAGAGGCGCACGCCCCCCTCCTCCATGTCGCCCCCACAGCGCCAGCGTAGAAGCTCACCGCCCAGCGCGTCCCGGCCCCCTAGAGACTCccggctctctccctctcccgccGGCCGAGGCCATCCGCACCCGTCGCGGGGGTCAGCCAGCCCCCAGGGTCGCTTCCCCCACTCCGGCTCACCGCAGCAGGCCCGTGGCCAGAGCCAGCAGTCCCCCTCTCACAACAACCGCCCCATCCGCAGGGTCTCCCGCACCCCAGAGCCACGCAAGACCCAAAG TTCTCAGAGCCCCCAGCCGATGAGAAGGGTGTCCTCTCGCTCTCGGTCACCTCCCTCACACCCTCCGCCTCTAAAGCGGCCGGCTCCTGGCTCCGCATCACCCTCTCCGTCCCGCTCGGTCAGCGGATCACCTCCTCCCCCCGCCAAGAAGGCCAGCAGCGCCTCTGCCAGTCCCTCTCCTAACAAG ACGTCCGACGCTGAGGCTGGtgggaagaaaaagaagaagaagaaggagaagaaacacaagaaggagaagaagcacaagaagcacaagaaacacAAGAAGGAGAAGG GTGCCGTGGCAGAGGCAGAGCCCGTGCCCGAGGCCGAGACTGAAGATGGACCAGCCTTAGCTGAGCAGGAGG